The Morococcus cerebrosus sequence CAAAATACCGAGGCCTGGATTCCCGCCTGCGCAGGAATGACAAAATTGCAGCCCTATTTTTTTGATCTGCCATATTTCGCGGGCAAAGCCCACGCTACGGTTGCCTGCCTGAAAGTTTGCAGCCTGGGCTTTTCCCATGGATTAAGTTTTATCCCAAAAACGGTCGTCTGAAAAGCCTGCCTGCGTACACAGGGATTCAGACGACCTTTTATTTAACGGATTAAAATAAACAGGATATTTTCAACAGCTACTTCCGTGCAGAGAGAAGCAAAAATGGCAGCATGGACGGAGCTTTTTGTCAGACATAAATGAGAACCGGCCTGAAACCAGCATACTGACGTATCCTGCATTTTATCCAAACAGACAAAAAGAGCCTGCATAAAGCAGGCTCTTTATTTAGACTAATCGTATCAGATTAGAATTTGTGACGCAGACCAACTGTACCAGCAGTTTTCTCGTATTTGTTGTCGCCTTTGCCTTCTCTCAACCAACCGGCAGAAATCAGGGCAGAAGTGCGTTTAGAGAAGTCGTAATCAGCACCAACGATAACTTGGTTGTATTGGCTGTTAGCTTGTTTCTCACCGTTTTCTTTAGCTTTGAAGCCGTGAGCATAAGAAACGCGAGGCATTACGTTACCCATACGGTAGCCACCAGTTACAGCAACTTCAGTACGTTCGTTTTTCTTAGCATTAGCTTTGTCAGCTTTGAAACCTTCGTATTGACCTGCAACAGAAACCAATACATTGTTTGCATCGTAACCAGCTACCAAACGGTGTACTTGGTGATCTTTATAAGTATCAGCAACCAAAGTAGTATTTCTGTTGAACGAATTCAAGTAATCTTTGTCCAGAACAGAATGTTTAGCAAAAGAACCAGCATAGCGACCGAAGAAGCCGGCATTCTCATAGTTCAGACCCAAACCGTAAGAGTCACGGCTTTTCACATCGTGAGTATACTTGTCATCAGGATTAGCATTGTCACGTGGTTGGTATTGTACGCTTGCGCTGAAACCGGACAATACAGGTGAATCGTAGCGTGCAGACACTTTACGATCTTCTACACGTTCTAATTTGCCTAATGCCAAAACATCTGAGTTTGCCTCGCTGGCTTCCCAAGGATCGATGCTGTCGCTGCTGTCTTTCAGAGGAGTATTGAGTTTACCTGCACGGATTTTACCGAAGCCGCCTTCCAAACCGATGAAGGACTCGCGAGTTCCCCAACCTTTGTCAGTACCGGCAACAGAAGTATTTTGCTCTACTTGCCAAATAGCGTTCAGGTTATTGCTCAGGTGCTCATGGCCTTTGAAACCGATGCGTGAACCGTAGTCAGCAATTTCAGTAGCAGTTTTGGTTGTATCCTTGGTAGTTACACCGTTAACTGTAGTTTTTTCTTTAACTCGGGAAATGTCAACACCGGCTTTAACTTGACCGTACAAGGTAACGTCAGCCATAGCTGCAACAGGCAAAGCTGCCAAAGTCAGAGCAATCAGAGATTTTTTCATTGCTGTATTCCTTTTTCTATCGTGAAGAAATAACTTAAGCAGACCCGGACAGAGTCCGCTTAGGCTTTACATTATCGCTGGAATCAGCGATTCCATGACTCTCACTATAATTGTTCCTTTCTAAAAAAACAAACTTTATTCACTTCCCCTTCTTCCCCCCTTACGCCACACCACCCTATCAACAACATAAGATTCTAAATATTTCCTTTATAAATCATATGGTAATACCGATTTTCCTATTGTTTGCATTTTTACAACACAGATTTCCCGAACGGTAGTTTTTTAGGACTGGCTGAGACCTTTGCAAAATTCCCCAAAATCCCCTAAATTCACACCAAGACATTTAGGGGATTTTCCATGAGCACCTTCTTCCGGCAAACCGCACAAGCCATGATCGCCAAACACATCGACCGCTTCCCATTATTGAAGTTGGATCAGGTGATTGATTGGCAACCGATCGAACAATACCTGAATCGTCAAAGAGCCCGTTACCTTCGAGACCACCGCGGCCGTCCCGCCTATCCACTGTTGTCCATGTTCAAAGCCGTCCTGCTCGGACAATGGCACAGCCTCTCCGATCCCGAACTCGAACACAGTCTCATCACCCGCATCGATTTCAACCTATTTTGCCGTTTTGACGAACTGAGCATCCCCGATTACAGCACCTTATGCCGCTACCGCAACTGGCTGGCGCAAGACGACACCCTGTCCGAATTGCTGGAACTGATTAACCGCCAACTGACCGAAAAAAACCTAAAAGTAGAGAAAGCATCCGCCGCCGTCATTGACGCCACCATTATTCAGACCGCCGGCAGCAAACAGCGTCAGGCCATAGAAGTCGATGAAGAAGGACAAGTCAGCGGCCAAACCACACCGAGTAAAGACAAAGATGCCCGCTGGACAAAGAAAAACGGTCTCTACAAACTCGGTTACAAACAACATACCCGTACCGATGAGGAAGGCTATATCGAGAAACTGCACATCACCCCCGCCAATACCCATGAGTGCAACCACCTGTCGCCTTTGCTGGAAGGCATTGCCGAAGGTACGACCGTCTATGCCGATAAAGGCTACGACAGTGCGGAAAACCGGCAACATCTGAAAGAACATCGGTTGCTGGACGGCATTATGCGCAAAGCCCACCGCAACCGTCCGCTGACGGAAGCGCAAACCAAACGCAACCGATATTTGTCGAAGACCCGTTATGTGGTCGAGCAAAGCTTTGGTACGCTGCACCGTAAATTCCGCTACGCCCGGGCAGCCTATTTTGGTCTGCTCAAAGTGAGTGCGCAAAGCCATCTGAAGGCGATGTGTTTAAACCTGTTGAAAGCGGCTAACAGGCTAAGTGTGCCTGTTGCCGCCTAAAAGGCGGCCCGGATGCCTGATTATCGGGTATTCGGGGAGGATTAAGGGGATATTTGGGTAAAATCAGGAGCAATTAGGGGCGGAAATAGACGAAAACCTGTGTTTGGGTTTCGGCTGTCGGGGGGAAGGGCTTTTTTGCAAAGGTCTCTGGCTGTTGTTTTTTGGCTAATTCAGGCAAGCGAGGAAACTGGAAACATCGTTCAGGTATTCATGCCTGTTTGACCCTGATAGGGCTTGCCGAGCATAAATATCTCCTGATCTGAGGTGGCTCTTATTCCAGCTCCGTAGTACAGGCTTTATCTGTGGGTTGGTTTATCGAAAAGAGAAAGGGTCGTCTGAAAAGAATGCGTACAGATTTCAAACAATTTTTTATAGTGTATGAAAATAAAAACAGGATATTTCAAATCTTCATTCCTGATTCGAAAGAAATATAAAAGCTTGAGTACGGTAATTTTTGAATATTTCTAAAAATCAATGCTTGGATTCCTGTTGGCGCGGGAATAGCCAGGCCTTTCTTTATTGAAGGGGAAAATAAGGCTTGACAGTATTTCAGACGACCTCACAGCCATTCGGGCATTTCGGGACGGATGATGCCAAACTCGGGCGGATAATCCACGCCGGTTAAGTACAATCCGTCAGGCATAAAGGTCGGCGGGGCTTTGAGGCGGCTGCGTTCTCCAATTAAGGTTTGAAATCCGGAAACACTAAGCCTGCCGCTGCCGACATAAACCAATGCGCCCATAATATTACGCACCATATGGTGCAGAAAGGCATTGCCGTGCAAATCCAGTTTGAGGAATTGCGGCGTACCGCTGATTTTTGCACTGTATAGGGTTTTGATGGGGGATTTTGCTTGGCATCCGGCAGCGCGAAAGCTGGAGAAATCATGTTCGCCTTCTAATAATAAGGCCGCCTGCTGCATTTTGTCAGGATCGAGCTTGAGATGCGTCCACCCTACCCTGCCTTGCAATATCGGGGAACGGACGGGAGATGATTCTAAAAGGTAACGATACCTTCTACCGTATGCGTCAAAGCGGGCGTTAAAATGGGAGGCCACTTGCTGTGCGAACAATACAGCCACACCTTCGGGAAGATGGGCATTGACGCCCCGCACCCATGCCTGCTCGGGACGGACTACTGTGGTATCGAAATGGACGACTTGTGCAGTGGCGTGTACGCCTGTGTCGGTACGCCCGGCAACTATGGTTCGGATGTTTTCACTCGCAATTTGACTGAGTGCATATTCTAAGGTCGTCTGAACAGTAGGCAAGTCGCCGGCTTGTTTTTGCCAGCCGTAAAATCGGCTGCCATCATAAGACAGGATTAATGCCCAACGGCAAACTGCGGGCTGCTTTGAAGAAGGAAACATCATAATCGGTGAAGGCTCGATATTCGAACAAAATCATACGAAAATTGCTTATCCGACAGTATAGCAATAAAAAAGATGCCGCTTTTAGAAACGGCATCTTTATTTTTCTTTCCCCAAAGGGATTGTCAGATTAATCAGCCTAACTCTGCCAACAAGGCTTTGGTTTTATCCAAGATATCGCCGGTAGCCTCTTCCATCAGCTCTTGCAAAGTTTCACGGGCTGCACCGGGGTCTCCAATTTCGACATACATTTTTGCCAATTCGTATTTGGCTTCTAAAGGAGCGGTCATTCCGACGGATTCGGAAATAAAGCCTGAGTCAAATGCCGACTTGCTTACTTCTTCATCAACTGTTAGGTTTTCCCATTCGATGGTCTCTTCTACTCCGTTACCTTGGGAATCAGCCAATCCGAAATCTTCGTCGCTTTCTTGGAAGGTAATGCCTTCATCTTGTTTGATTTCAAAAGGCTCTTCGGCTACGGCTTCATCGGCTGAGGTATCAACGGAAGCAAACTCTAAAGCCTCGTCCCCATTTAATTTTTCAGACGATGTTTGCTCAGATGTTGTGAACTCAGGCAGCGGCTCGATAGGCTGGGATTCGGTTTTTTCCGAGAAGAAGTCCCATCCTTCTTCTACTTCTTCAAAGTCTTTGACATTTTCTGCGCCAACAGTCTGCTCCTGCTGTTGAACCTCAGAAGCGTCGGAGGCTTCGTAGTCAAACTCCAAATCAGAAACTTCTTCCTCAACGGCGGATTCGGTATAAGAATACTCTTCCTCACCTACTGAGGCATCCGCCTCTTTGGTTTCTTCACTAGCGTCATGGAAAGACGTGTCAAAGTTTGATTGAACCTCATCAAATTGCTGAATATGAGCTGTATTATCAGGCTCTTCTACTGATTCCTCTTGATGTCTGCTTTCTATAACTACTGAAACCGGTTGATACGGATTCTCCGGCTCGGGCTCATAGACACTTTCTGTCGATTCAACAGAGTCCCAATCCAAATCACGGCGTTTTTCCGTTTCCTCATCCACGGTAACTGCGCTGGATACGATACCGACGTGCTTATCGTCAATATCATCGATATTGATATTGATCTCATCTTCAGCGGCTTCTTTGGCTGCATTGGGCTGTACAAAAAAAGCCTCGTCGTCAAAATCATCCTCGATAGACAGTCCGTCAGGCTCTTCTGTCGGAACAGCTTTCGCTTGAACAAACTGTTCGGGCTTCGCCTCGTCAGCTATCACGGTTTCTGCAAAGCTAATGTCGTCATCTTCTTCGTCATATCCTGCAGAAGGAACAGGTACGACAGGCGCGACAGCAGCTGCTTTTCGTTTGCCCAAAGCTTTCAGCAACAGCAACAATGCCAGCAGAGCACCGCCGCCGATTAACAGCCAGCACCACAATCCGCCATCTTCAGACGACTCTTCTACTGCTTCGTTTTGAGTATCGGAATTTTGCTGGGCAGCCAAAGCTTCTTCAACTTGGGCTTCCTGCGTAGATTTTGCCGTTTCACTTGCAGCGGTTTGTTCTGCGATGCCGGGTTGCAATACTTCCTCAGTGCCTACGGATGAAGCAGCTTGTTCTTGTGTTGCACCCTGTGGGGCGGAAGTGGCTGCTTGCGCCGGCTGTTGTTCAAGCTTGGCTTCTTTATTTGATTTGACCCCTTCGCCAGCCTTATCTTCACCTGCCTTATTTTCCGCAGATGCATTAGTTTTGGCGGCTTCTGGTTTTTCAGACGATGCCTTAGATGCTGCTGCGGTTTGCGGCTGCTGGTTGTCAGAAACAAGAGGTTTCTCGGCAGCCTGTTTGGCGGCTGCCTGTTTCATGTCGAATTGGGTCGGGATATTCAATACTTTTCCAGCCAACATATGGTCGGCATTTTTATTGATGAACACACCGGGGTTGGCTTTTACCAATGCCTGTATTGCCTGCTCGACCGTCATACCTTGAGGACGGATACGGGTCGCAATTTCAGTTAGGGTTTCACCTTGTTTGACTAAATGTCGTTTGCCATAGCGCGGCTCGCCCTGTACAGAAGGGGCTGCATTTTGCGTCTGTTTAGGCTGCACTTGGACATTTTTTGTTTTTTTATTGTCGATTCCTTCTTTACGCGTATTATTCGCAACATCTGCAGATGCATTTCCACTACGCAGCGCACGGTTAATCCGTTCGCGCGCGGCTTGACGGTCTATCTGCTGGGAAGCATATGCGGGAGGCGGCTCCTGACGAACGCGGGGCGTACTGTCGCCCTTGACCGAGTAATCAGCCGGATCGATGATTGCGGTATATTCTCGAGATTGAGAGCCGGTACTGACTTGGAAAATCAGCACAGGGTCTTTGATGGCTTTAGCCGAACGGATATTGATGACGGCACGATCGCCCGCTCTGTGGACGCTGGTTCTGAGGTTGGCATTGGATACGGAAGCTTTGCCGCCGTTAAACAATGCCTGTGCTTCTTCTCCAGTTACGGTGATGTTGCCGGAAAACGGCTCACCTAAATGCGATTGAACATTTAAACCGCCCAATCCTGCGTTTGCACCCACCGAAACCGCCAAGGCAACGGAGGCTGCGATAAGTTTGATTTTGTAATGTTTTTTCAAAACTTGTCCCCTATGAAATGAATCCTGCAGTACTGCCGAGTACTTAACCGTCTATTACGATATATTACGTTATGATATAGTCTAAGTCCCTAATCTGCCAAGTAACACTGTCATTTATGTTATCAAAAATGTCATAAACCGTTACTGTTTGCATCGGTGTGTTTCTTTTTTGCAAATCTATCGGGAACTTATTTTATCATTCCGTTTGCATTTTTAAAACCCTACAACAAACTGATGGCATATCAAACAAACCAAAGTTTCAGATTTGCGGTAATGCAAAAAACCGCAGCTGCCTGTATGATTGCCGTTTGATTGTTTGGTTTCCTCATTTTTGTTTTTTATATATGAAAATTCTGAGTGATTTATTGGCGGTAATTTTGTTTTTTCTGACTTATACGGTTACGAAAGACATGATTGCCGCGACAGCCGTAGCTTTGGTAGTCGGTGTTTTGCAGGCGGCCTTTACCTATTGGAAATTTAAAAAGCTGGATACGATGCAGTGGGTCGGATTGGTTTTAATCGTGGTATTCGGTGGGGCGACCATCCTGCTGAAAGATCCGCGATTCATCATGTGGAAACCGACCGTATTGTTTTGGATAGGTGCACTGGTCTTGCTTTTCAGCCACCTTGCCGGAAAAAACGGACTTAAGGCTACAATGGGCAAAGAACTCGAATTGTCCGATACCGTCTGGAATAATCTGACCTATGCTTGGATAGCGTTTCTCGTATTTATGGGCATAGCCAACTGGTTTGTATTCACTCATTTTGAAAGTCATTGGGTGAATTACAAGATGTTCGGTTCGACCGGACTGATGTTCGCTTTTTTTATCGCTCAAGGTATTTATTTGGGCAAACATTTACCGAAGGAGAATTAAGCAATGGAATTTTATATGCTTTTGGCCACTGATGCAGACGACGTGCATGAAGCCCGTATGGCTGCACGTCCTGATCATCTGAAACGTTTGGAAGCCCTGCAAGCCGAAGGGCGCCTTCTGACAGCCGGACCGAATCCTCTGCCCGACAATCCCGAACGCGTCTCCGGCAGCCTTATCGTCGCCAAATTCGCATCGCTTGACGAAGCCCAAGAATGGGCGGAACAAGATCCTTATGTCGCTGCGGGCGTATATGAGGAAGTTTTGATTAAGCCCTACAAAGCTGTTTTTAAATAATGGATATGCGTTCAGCAATAGAAGGTCGTCTGAAAACTCTAAACCCTCAGATATTCGAGTTTCAAGACGACAGCCATTTGCACAAAGGACACGCAGGCAATAAAGGCGGGGGGCATTATGCTGTAACCGTCGTCAGCGAGGCTTTCACCGGGATGAAACGTATCGAACGCCAACGCATGGTTCAAAACCTGCTCCAAGACCTGTTTGCCGGCGGTTTCATCCATGCCTTGAGCATTAAGGCGGCAACGCCCGACGAATATTTCCATTGAATTATCCGCAGTGTTTCAAATTAAAGAGAAGATTATGAGAAAAACCCATTTTACAGCCGCATTGGTTATGGCCGCCCTATCCGGCAGCCTGTTTGCCCAAACCCTGGTTACCGTCAACGGACAAGCCATCGACAGCAGCGTGATTGACGGACAAGTTGCCGCCTTGCGTGCTGAAAACAAACAAATCCAGGATTTGCCACAACTGCGACAAGAATTGACCAACCGCCAAGTTATCAGCACGGTTATCGCGCAAGAAGCCAGACGCCGCAAACTGGACCAAAGTGCGGAATTCAAAAAAGCCCTCGAACAAGCCCGTGCAGATGCGAAGAAACAAGGTGCGGACAAAAAACCGTCCTTCAAAACAGAATGGGCGGCATTTGAAGACGACCTGCTCGGACAAGCTCTGGCCATCGACGTATTGCGCAAAAATCCTGTCAACGAACAAGAAATTAAAAAATCCTACGATGAATTTGCCAAATTCTACCAAGGCAGTCAGGAAGTACGCCTAGGGGAAATCGTTACCCGAACTAAAGCCGACGGACAAAAAGCTGCTGCCGATTTGAAGGCGAAGAAGGCTTTTGCCGCAGTATTGAAACAATATTCGATT is a genomic window containing:
- a CDS encoding BolA family protein; translation: MDMRSAIEGRLKTLNPQIFEFQDDSHLHKGHAGNKGGGHYAVTVVSEAFTGMKRIERQRMVQNLLQDLFAGGFIHALSIKAATPDEYFH
- a CDS encoding peptidyl-prolyl cis-trans isomerase, encoding MRKTHFTAALVMAALSGSLFAQTLVTVNGQAIDSSVIDGQVAALRAENKQIQDLPQLRQELTNRQVISTVIAQEARRRKLDQSAEFKKALEQARADAKKQGADKKPSFKTEWAAFEDDLLGQALAIDVLRKNPVNEQEIKKSYDEFAKFYQGSQEVRLGEIVTRTKADGQKAAADLKAKKAFAAVLKQYSIDEEAKKAGGIPQAYVPLKDLQEAAPPLYAAVKDLKKGEATSEPLQDGNSYAVFYVDDRRDVKVPAFNEIKGNIARDLSTARIDDTMRALLQKADIKPAK
- a CDS encoding IS5 family transposase, which encodes MSTFFRQTAQAMIAKHIDRFPLLKLDQVIDWQPIEQYLNRQRARYLRDHRGRPAYPLLSMFKAVLLGQWHSLSDPELEHSLITRIDFNLFCRFDELSIPDYSTLCRYRNWLAQDDTLSELLELINRQLTEKNLKVEKASAAVIDATIIQTAGSKQRQAIEVDEEGQVSGQTTPSKDKDARWTKKNGLYKLGYKQHTRTDEEGYIEKLHITPANTHECNHLSPLLEGIAEGTTVYADKGYDSAENRQHLKEHRLLDGIMRKAHRNRPLTEAQTKRNRYLSKTRYVVEQSFGTLHRKFRYARAAYFGLLKVSAQSHLKAMCLNLLKAANRLSVPVAA
- a CDS encoding YciI family protein, which translates into the protein MEFYMLLATDADDVHEARMAARPDHLKRLEALQAEGRLLTAGPNPLPDNPERVSGSLIVAKFASLDEAQEWAEQDPYVAAGVYEEVLIKPYKAVFK
- a CDS encoding FimV/HubP family polar landmark protein, which produces MKKHYKIKLIAASVALAVSVGANAGLGGLNVQSHLGEPFSGNITVTGEEAQALFNGGKASVSNANLRTSVHRAGDRAVINIRSAKAIKDPVLIFQVSTGSQSREYTAIIDPADYSVKGDSTPRVRQEPPPAYASQQIDRQAARERINRALRSGNASADVANNTRKEGIDNKKTKNVQVQPKQTQNAAPSVQGEPRYGKRHLVKQGETLTEIATRIRPQGMTVEQAIQALVKANPGVFINKNADHMLAGKVLNIPTQFDMKQAAAKQAAEKPLVSDNQQPQTAAASKASSEKPEAAKTNASAENKAGEDKAGEGVKSNKEAKLEQQPAQAATSAPQGATQEQAASSVGTEEVLQPGIAEQTAASETAKSTQEAQVEEALAAQQNSDTQNEAVEESSEDGGLWCWLLIGGGALLALLLLLKALGKRKAAAVAPVVPVPSAGYDEEDDDISFAETVIADEAKPEQFVQAKAVPTEEPDGLSIEDDFDDEAFFVQPNAAKEAAEDEININIDDIDDKHVGIVSSAVTVDEETEKRRDLDWDSVESTESVYEPEPENPYQPVSVVIESRHQEESVEEPDNTAHIQQFDEVQSNFDTSFHDASEETKEADASVGEEEYSYTESAVEEEVSDLEFDYEASDASEVQQQEQTVGAENVKDFEEVEEGWDFFSEKTESQPIEPLPEFTTSEQTSSEKLNGDEALEFASVDTSADEAVAEEPFEIKQDEGITFQESDEDFGLADSQGNGVEETIEWENLTVDEEVSKSAFDSGFISESVGMTAPLEAKYELAKMYVEIGDPGAARETLQELMEEATGDILDKTKALLAELG
- the porB gene encoding trimeric porin PorB, which codes for MKKSLIALTLAALPVAAMADVTLYGQVKAGVDISRVKEKTTVNGVTTKDTTKTATEIADYGSRIGFKGHEHLSNNLNAIWQVEQNTSVAGTDKGWGTRESFIGLEGGFGKIRAGKLNTPLKDSSDSIDPWEASEANSDVLALGKLERVEDRKVSARYDSPVLSGFSASVQYQPRDNANPDDKYTHDVKSRDSYGLGLNYENAGFFGRYAGSFAKHSVLDKDYLNSFNRNTTLVADTYKDHQVHRLVAGYDANNVLVSVAGQYEGFKADKANAKKNERTEVAVTGGYRMGNVMPRVSYAHGFKAKENGEKQANSQYNQVIVGADYDFSKRTSALISAGWLREGKGDNKYEKTAGTVGLRHKF
- a CDS encoding septation protein A; amino-acid sequence: MKILSDLLAVILFFLTYTVTKDMIAATAVALVVGVLQAAFTYWKFKKLDTMQWVGLVLIVVFGGATILLKDPRFIMWKPTVLFWIGALVLLFSHLAGKNGLKATMGKELELSDTVWNNLTYAWIAFLVFMGIANWFVFTHFESHWVNYKMFGSTGLMFAFFIAQGIYLGKHLPKEN
- the truA gene encoding tRNA pseudouridine(38-40) synthase TruA produces the protein MMFPSSKQPAVCRWALILSYDGSRFYGWQKQAGDLPTVQTTLEYALSQIASENIRTIVAGRTDTGVHATAQVVHFDTTVVRPEQAWVRGVNAHLPEGVAVLFAQQVASHFNARFDAYGRRYRYLLESSPVRSPILQGRVGWTHLKLDPDKMQQAALLLEGEHDFSSFRAAGCQAKSPIKTLYSAKISGTPQFLKLDLHGNAFLHHMVRNIMGALVYVGSGRLSVSGFQTLIGERSRLKAPPTFMPDGLYLTGVDYPPEFGIIRPEMPEWL